One genomic window of Leptotrichia shahii includes the following:
- a CDS encoding ATP-binding cassette domain-containing protein: MKNNDLINKLTISELSNKYPFAENFFTENHLPVETFQDKTFHEFIVTFAEDKIEDFALDVEKIEESLVDYIEQMKLFLGMEEENSIDLLTILAGQDKSGNKEGFERLDIHKSEIISIVGPTGSGKSRLLADIEWTAQKDTPTQRQILINGELPDKKWRYSSNNKLVAQLSQNMNFVMDLSVKEFLELHAQSRMIEDIDETVEKIITAANNLAGEQFDLTTAITALSGGQSRALMIADTAILSSSPIVLIDEIENAGIDRKKALELLVSSDKIVLMATHDPTLALIADKRIIIKNGGISKIITTSPEEKKILKKLDEMDDVIQKMRSDLRKGEVLRNDF; this comes from the coding sequence ATGAAAAATAACGATTTAATAAATAAATTGACTATTAGTGAACTTAGCAATAAATATCCCTTTGCAGAAAACTTTTTTACTGAAAACCACTTACCTGTGGAAACTTTTCAGGATAAGACATTTCACGAGTTCATCGTAACTTTTGCAGAAGATAAAATCGAAGACTTTGCACTGGATGTGGAAAAAATTGAAGAAAGTCTTGTTGACTACATTGAACAGATGAAACTTTTTTTGGGAATGGAAGAGGAAAATTCAATTGATCTGCTTACAATCCTTGCTGGACAGGATAAATCAGGAAATAAAGAGGGATTTGAAAGGCTCGACATTCATAAATCAGAAATTATTTCCATTGTAGGACCTACAGGCTCTGGAAAATCAAGACTTCTTGCCGACATCGAATGGACTGCCCAGAAAGACACTCCAACACAGCGTCAAATCCTTATAAACGGTGAACTTCCAGACAAAAAATGGCGTTATTCCTCAAACAACAAATTAGTCGCACAACTATCACAAAATATGAATTTTGTTATGGATTTATCGGTAAAGGAATTTCTAGAACTGCATGCACAAAGCCGAATGATTGAAGACATTGACGAAACTGTGGAAAAAATCATTACCGCCGCAAACAATCTGGCTGGAGAGCAATTTGACTTAACTACTGCAATCACAGCCCTAAGTGGTGGACAATCCCGTGCTTTAATGATTGCCGACACAGCCATTTTAAGCTCATCTCCAATTGTCCTAATCGACGAAATTGAAAATGCAGGAATTGACAGGAAAAAAGCCTTGGAATTACTTGTTTCATCTGACAAAATTGTATTAATGGCAACACATGACCCAACATTAGCATTGATAGCAGATAAACGAATTATAATAAAGAATGGTGGAATTAGTAAAATTATTACGACAAGCCCTGAAGAAAAGAAAATTTTGAAAAAACTGGATGAAATGGATGATGTTATTCAGAAGATGAGAAGTGATTTGAGAAAAGGGGAAGTTTTGAGAAATGATTTTTAA
- a CDS encoding class I SAM-dependent methyltransferase: MDKKKLKKEWLKEEKMAHIQGWDFSHIYGRYSEEENLPWDFRTVINKYLKNDMKLLDMETGGGEFLLSLNHPKHNTSATEGYQPNVELCKKVLLPLGIDFKKADGDEKLPFENEYFDIITNRHGAYNVAELKRVLKKNGIFITQQVGAENDRELVEILLPEYKDLPYSEHYLNIKQQEISEQEFEILESGETFQPIKFFDTGALVWFAKIIEWEFPNFSVESHLDNLYKIQEIIEANGVVEGRIHRFYIVGKKI; this comes from the coding sequence ATGGATAAAAAGAAATTAAAAAAAGAGTGGCTGAAAGAAGAAAAAATGGCACACATACAAGGCTGGGATTTTTCTCATATTTATGGACGTTATTCAGAAGAAGAAAATTTACCTTGGGATTTTAGAACAGTCATAAACAAGTATTTAAAAAATGACATGAAATTGCTGGATATGGAAACAGGTGGTGGAGAATTTTTACTTTCATTAAACCATCCAAAACATAATACATCCGCAACTGAAGGTTATCAGCCAAATGTTGAACTATGTAAAAAAGTATTGCTGCCACTGGGAATAGATTTTAAAAAAGCGGATGGAGATGAAAAACTCCCTTTTGAAAATGAATATTTTGACATAATTACCAATCGTCATGGGGCTTATAATGTTGCAGAATTAAAAAGAGTTTTAAAAAAAAATGGAATTTTTATTACACAGCAAGTAGGGGCAGAAAATGATAGGGAACTTGTTGAAATATTACTGCCTGAATATAAAGATTTACCATACTCTGAGCATTATCTTAATATTAAACAGCAAGAAATTTCTGAACAAGAATTTGAAATATTAGAAAGTGGAGAAACATTTCAACCAATAAAGTTTTTTGATACAGGAGCTCTTGTATGGTTTGCAAAAATTATTGAATGGGAATTTCCAAATTTTTCAGTCGAAAGCCATCTTGACAATTTGTATAAGATACAGGAAATAATTGAGGCAAATGGAGTAGTGGAAGGAAGAATTCATAGATTTTATATTGTGGGCAAAAAAATTTAA
- a CDS encoding YoaK family protein: MSKKIKKILFNGEEYPPETFRLGMMLCMVGGFMDAYTFITRGKVLANAQTGNIVYLAINLGKREWAKSFNYFMPILFFALGILFTELIKTRFEKHKIFRWQQIVIIYQIIIMFFISFVPSGNWNIIINIIMSFIAAIQYQGFRKIRGLAGATTMCTGNLRSGMDNLVKYIKTKDRSHLQSFWIYLGLDGFFLIGSLLCVILVNIYGIISLLICCILLIFVFIIMFKETI, from the coding sequence ATGAGTAAAAAAATAAAAAAAATTTTATTTAATGGAGAAGAATATCCTCCAGAAACATTTCGATTAGGAATGATGCTGTGCATGGTCGGAGGATTTATGGATGCATACACATTTATTACACGTGGAAAAGTGCTTGCTAATGCACAAACTGGAAATATTGTCTATCTTGCAATAAATTTAGGAAAAAGAGAATGGGCGAAATCCTTTAATTACTTTATGCCAATTTTATTTTTTGCACTTGGAATATTATTCACTGAACTTATCAAAACAAGATTTGAAAAACATAAAATTTTTAGATGGCAGCAAATTGTAATAATCTACCAAATTATAATAATGTTTTTTATTTCTTTTGTTCCAAGTGGAAACTGGAATATCATAATAAATATAATCATGTCCTTCATTGCCGCAATTCAATATCAAGGCTTCAGAAAAATTAGAGGTCTCGCAGGAGCTACTACAATGTGTACAGGAAATCTGCGAAGCGGAATGGACAATTTAGTTAAATACATCAAAACTAAAGACCGATCACATTTACAAAGTTTTTGGATATATTTAGGTTTAGACGGATTTTTCCTTATTGGATCATTACTTTGTGTAATTTTAGTAAATATTTATGGGATAATTTCTCTATTAATTTGTTGTATTTTACTAATTTTTGTATTTATAATAATGTTTAAGGAAACTATTTAG
- a CDS encoding response regulator transcription factor, translated as MYKVLIADDNKQIVSILSEYCKKNNFTVSAVFDGEAALKEIEENKFDIILLDVMMPKKDGFDVCRETRKFSNVPIIMITARGEDYEKIMGLEIGADDYIVKPFSPGEIIARINAILRRIMPKNDESEKIFTFDNLEIDLNNFTVKVNDEIISLTKKEIEILWTLSTNQNKVFTRENLLDLIWGFDYFGESRTVDTHIKRLRAKLDNYEHKKWNIKTIWGVGYKFDILEK; from the coding sequence ATGTATAAAGTACTGATTGCAGATGATAATAAGCAAATTGTATCAATACTTTCAGAATACTGCAAAAAAAATAATTTTACTGTAAGTGCTGTTTTTGATGGAGAAGCAGCATTAAAAGAAATTGAGGAAAATAAATTTGATATAATTTTGCTGGATGTGATGATGCCAAAAAAAGATGGATTTGATGTATGCCGTGAAACGAGAAAATTTTCAAATGTTCCAATTATAATGATTACAGCACGTGGAGAAGATTATGAAAAAATAATGGGGCTTGAAATTGGGGCAGATGACTATATTGTAAAACCATTCTCGCCAGGAGAAATAATTGCCAGAATAAATGCAATTTTACGTAGAATAATGCCTAAAAATGATGAAAGTGAAAAAATCTTTACTTTTGACAATCTTGAAATTGATTTAAACAATTTTACCGTAAAAGTAAATGATGAGATAATTTCACTGACTAAAAAAGAAATTGAAATTTTATGGACTCTTTCAACAAATCAAAATAAAGTTTTTACAAGAGAAAATTTATTAGACTTAATTTGGGGATTTGACTATTTTGGAGAAAGCCGTACTGTTGATACGCATATAAAGAGGCTTCGTGCAAAGTTGGATAACTACGAGCATAAAAAATGGAATATTAAGACAATTTGGGGCGTTGGATATAAATTTGATATTTTAGAAAAATAA